The genome window GGATGAAACATGATGGTGGTACCCAGAGTGAGAATGGATGTTCCCACTGCcgttaacctaatctagaaactcaCAGACGTGCACAGAGGCTTGTCTCCTGTGCACTGTCAGCTGACCATGGAAGTTAACCATGAGACTACCAGTGCATTTTCCTAAATAACTATAAACTgtgaggctctctctctctctctctctctctctctctctctctctctctctctctctgtgtatgtgaatgcacacTATCTTcacatacaccagaagagggcatcggatcccattacggatggctgtgagccaccatgtagtggatgagaattgaactcaggacctctggaagagccgtcagtgctcttaaccactgagccatgtctccagcccttgaagttttctttttcgcCAAGGGATCATCTTGAGAATCTTATTTTGCAAATGAGATATTcaacatgtttttatttagaaTCCAGGAGGACTTTTCAGACACTCTAGGGGTCCtgagtgctgtgtgctgtgcagaATGTCAGGCATTTAGCTCTGAAACCCAAgtgatcaaaatataaaacaaaaatcactcctatttctatctatctactgcctgtctatctatctatctatctatctatctatctatctatctatctatctatctatcatctgtctatcatctatatgtatatatctatctatcatctctatctatctaccatctctatcttatctatctatccatgtatgtatgtatgtatgtatgtatgtatcaatctatctatctacctacctctctccctacctacctacctatcaatcATTTTGTGGTGCTAGACCTTATGTTTGCAAGGCATGTCTCCTTACACCAAGCCTGGCCTCCAGACCCACTGATTTAtatctaaatgtattttttaatggcATGCATTTCACATTATGTCAGTAAATTTAAATTTGCTGAGAAGCTATATGAACATTCCCTGACTCCCTATGGCTTTGGGAGTAGCCCATGGTGTGACAAAGCCTGCACTCAGTGTGTCTAGAGTGTCTGGCTGGGGCTGGACTGTGGGGGGTTGTGggaggcctgcctctgctttgacTCTATGTTCAACACATTTGGAGCTTGAGCTGCATTTAGCTCAAAGCAATATACTCTTCATGTCATGCCGAATAGGAACACCACACACAGTGGACCGAGCTCACCACTGAATTTGTCTAGGAGCCATTTAAAGATACCGAAACCATGGCATATCAGCTTACTCTCCTTGGCAGCCTTGCTTTTGTTCATGTTTAGGAAATGATGAGGATTCAGAATACTCAGGACAGAGCACCACTGAAGAGGAAAACGCAGAGGATGAGACGACTGCAAGTGCTCTGGCTACGGTGACCACAGAAGCATTAGCTGAAAATGTGAATTCTACCTACGCCGACGGCACCTCAAACCAGATGGAATTTATATTAATGGTGGCGATCCCACTCGCTGCGCTGCTCATCCTTCTATTTGTGGTTCTCATTGTGACTTACTCTAAAAGCAAGAGACCTAAGCAAGGTAGGTAACTCTTGTGTTCCTGATTCCAGACAACCATTGTACACCTTAACAAGCCACCAGAAACAgactgctttcttcttttatgcAGAGCCTTCTAGCCAAGGATCTCAAAGTGCCTTGCAGACACGTGAGTAGTAGCCTGGTATTTGCTTGGTGCTGGAGGTAAAGTCATAAGTGATGAGTGATTACGGCACACTGATGTTTGTAAGAAGCTAATAATGGCatattctgtgtgtgtacatgtgtgcatgtgtgcatgtgtctgtaagtTTTCAGTCTGTGTTGAAATTGTAATATACTGCTGCTACCCAGAGAATCTTGATCACGAGAACAATGTGACATTTTACTTTGTAGGAGGAGAGGGACAGGCAGGTGTCTGGCAGTCAATGACAAAGGGTTAGAGAGTTCATCATGCTTACATGAAATGGAGTCTTTACTCATTTCCATAATGGATATCACTTCTCCCATCCCAACCCCCAGTTTGAAAAAGGTGGAGAGAAGTATTCTTCTTGCTCCCACCAAGACCGTCTATATGGAAATTGCTAACTGACTAAAGATGACTGACTGAAACCAAGATAGGAAACTCCCAGTCACTGGTGAGCTCAAAAAGTATAGAGCAAAATGAGAGAATTCTAGGATTCAGGGTTGCTCTGGGTCCCAAGCAAACTTGGCATATTTTGACTTGTGCTGATACACTCTGACTaggtccagtgtgtgtgtgtgtgtgtgtgtgtgtgtgtgtgtgtgtgtgtgtgtgcgcgcgcgcgcgcgcgtgtgtgtgtgtgtgcgcgcgtgtgtgcgtgtgtgcatgtgcgtgcacattcAAGCCAACAGGCACAGGCATtgatgcacatgtggaagtcagacaTGTGCTTGTAGAAATAGTTTTTCTCCTTCACCATGTGGGTTTTAGGGATCAAGCCCTGGTCATCAGcattggcagcaagcccctttgcCTGCTGAGACATCCCACTGGCCCAGGCTTCAGGTTTTAAATTGAAGCTTTCAAAAGTCATGTCAAACCTCGCTTAAGGGTAGGAGCTTCTCCAGTAAGACACATAGTCAGGCTCACATGGAAAACTCTTATGTGTCCTCCAGGCCTACTAACAGGGCGCCTTGCTTTCCTTGCTGCCTGTCTCACACTGGGGCAGCCCTTTAGCTCTGGGTAGGAGCTGTAATGACTCCATCCACCACCAGCAGGTGAGGTAAGTGGAGTTGGGGAGGAagtcctcctcttccacagaagGAACTGGTAAAGTCattagaggaggaagagggaacccAGTTTCCACCGCTTGACATTTCAGAGTAACCTAGCAACAGTGGTTGTGTGGGAGCTCCTCTGGAATCTACAGTTAACGAAAGACCCAACCGGGCTGCCCAGACACCCTCCCCTCTTCTTgcctaggctggacttgaactatTCCACTCACGCagccctcctgcatcagcctctaAAGTGGCTCGGGGTTGCAGGCCTGCAACACTGCACCTGGCTCTTCccattcctccattttttttaacctcaggGAAGTTCCCTGTCAAACCTAGACTGGAAGGGGAGTCCAAggctggggcctccagtctcatgTCAAGCTCTTAGGCTTTCAAGCTCTCTGAACGCTGGTGTTGAAGTCTTTCAGTTCCAAAATCATTTGCATGTGAGGAGCAGCCCCATCCTCTTGCTTTTCTTGATGGCTAATCAAAGCAGATAGTTTTCATATTCTAATCCTTACTGTAATATTACATTTCAGTTCCATATTATGTATCACACAGTAAATGAATGCACctatcatttatgtatgtatctatccatctgtccatccgtccatccgtccatccatccatccatgttaCAGAATGGCTATCAAGGGTTCTGAGAGTCCACAGAAGAGTTCAAGGTGTTCCAAAGAGGAAGGACTGAGAAGCCAGAACTAGGAACCAGATAGATCTACAAAGACTTTCTGCAGGATGCAATAACAAATGCAGGTTGGAGTTCTACTGGAGATCCTGCCATAGAGTTAGGCTGCAGGGTCAGAATTGAGCTACCCAAGTGAGGTGCAGTGGAGGCTGTAAAGGTAAAAGTAAGGTCtaggatggagagatggacaggcagacagcAATTCTAGTAGGCTGTATCAGTAGTTGGGGTAGCCTAGAGTTTTCTGCCTATCAgtccctatacacacacacacacacagagagagagagagagagagagagagagagagagagagagagagagagagagagagagagagagactgaagcaaacaaaaaagcctgACTGTTTTAGACAATCTAGAGTAAGCTAGGGCCGGGCATAGCCTCTCTCCCATTGCCTTGATGTGTTGGGTAATCTCTCAAAGAACTGCTGCAAAAGCACGGGCAGGAAGTCATCATTTAGAACAGACTATGGCTAACGGATGCTGGCTCTGCTCAGTGAAACTCCTGCTCAGACTAGAAAGCGGGCGGCCAGAGCCTTCTGTGGCTCCTTCCCTCAGGCCAGGGCCAACAAACCCACTGTCTGCAGCATAGGGAGGGTCTTGTCAGAAAAGTGGTTGTAAGGCAGGAACTAAAGGTGGAAGACAAGCAGGGGGAGAGAATGAGAGGGCAGGCTGGAAAGGGATAAAATGGAGCCCAGTGTGAGCGCGTGCACCCAGTCCGTGGCTATTAATAAAGAGATGTAGGCCAGGTAGAGTGGAGCAGGCAGGACCTGATTGCTGAGGACAAGTAATTGgtccccctgcccccgcccctggCTTAATGCTCTGCTCTTGTCGGATCTCCCAGATGTGTTTCTGTTGCCATGGTGGCTGGGGCAGGGGTAATGGCCCTGGAGCAGAGAAGATGAGGCCACAGAAGGCTTTTTGCTCTTTTAATACTGATTATGGAGCCTCTCATTTGGTGCATCTGGAGCACTTTGGTAATGGATTTTTAAACTTTTCCATCATCTGCATGCAGGTCAGCTTCTGCCTACCTCCGAGCCTGTGGGGAGCCCAGATTAGAGCGAAAACCTGTGCTCACAGTGGGACTGTGGAGTCACATGCTGTCTGAGAAACTGGTGGGGAAGTTAGTAAGCAGGGAAAGGGGACTGGATAGAAGCAGGCGCGCGCGTgcgggcgtgtgtgtgtgtgtgtgtgtgtgtgtgtgtgtgtgtgtgtgtgttgggggggggttgggggcaggTCTTTAGGATCACCCGTAGAGAGTTCCAGTTGTGTGGGGCTTTGTTTCCTTAAGGAAATAGCCAGTACGTTTTAGATTAAAACTGTCAGTGTAGGTCCAGGGATGTAACTGATCTTGTGTATGATCAAAGGCTTGGGCTCAGTCTCTGAGCACTGCAGAGACCAGCCGGGGTGGTGAGGCATGTTTGTAATGCCtgtgcaggaggatcagaagttcaaggtcatcttcagctagatatcaagtttgaagccagcctgaactatgtgagagaccccatcttaaACAATGACCAGAAAACTGCAGGCACAAAGTGTGTAAGATGAAGCCATTCGACTCCCCATCTAAGTTTCTGGAGAATCAGGCATCTGCAGGAGGTCTCCGATTCCATTCCGGTGCAGAAGACAGAGCTCACGGTGCCTTCTGGGCCAGCGGTGATGGTGTGAAACCTGCATCTGCACCAGCTCTCCTGGGTTAGCCACGTCACCAAAGCTTGCCCAACCGGCAGGACATAGCAGCTTGTGCCACCTGAGCTCAGTTCCAGGTGCCAGCTGGCTGTGTTTCCTCACCAGTGACTGTACTTCTTCAGGCTAGACACAAGGCGGCCTCCAGTCATCAGGGGTTGAGGCAGCACACGTCCTGGGGACTTCTACAAAGGGTTTGTAGAAAGCATCTGTCTTACCCACAGTGCACCCACTTGCCACCACTGATTGCCTTCTCCGGGGGATGTCGGTTTCCCTGCCAAACCAAACAGAGCTTGCTTGGGCCAAGCAGCAGGCTGTGATTCTTGCCACCTGTTCATCTGGAGTCTTATCCACATTAGAGCTGTTTTATCAAATAGTACCCGACTCTCACCCCAATCAGCAGCCATCAAAGGCAAGCTGGTTAGAAGTCCCACTATTATAGTAATGATAGGTCCAAAAGATCGGACATGAATTTAACTCCATTGCTAGACAACGGAGATGAAAGCCCATTCACCTGTCGGCTGCATTCTTACCAGGCGTACTCACCAGGCACTGTGCTAGCAGGAAGGGGGCTGGGGCACGCCTGCCACGGTAAACAGGACCGATGCTGTGGTGGCCCTTTGGGAGCCGCACTCTGGTGGGAGAGACAGATGAAGTAGAATCAAACAGATGGTCTAACTGACCAGTACTGTAAAGGAAGCAAGTGAAATGCAGACCCAGGGTCCAACGGGACCAATGAACCTTCCTGAAATAGAGGTGGGGATGACGGACTGAGAAGTGGAGTGATTCAGCTATTCAAAGAgctgggtataggggactttcagaggcaTTCCTTGGCAGAGACGCCCACGTGGCATAGTGTTAAGGACCGTGTGTCATAAGGAAACGATGCTGGAACATTGTTTTATTGAAGGGGATCAATAGCCAAGCCCTTGTTTGTaacactttcttgcttttcctcttcGTGTGGATATAAGAATAATAGGGAAGGTGAGCACTCTCTGGGGAGCACCCATCTCTAAGGAAAACAGAGTGCAGGATTCCAGAGGATTTCAGACCTTGTTTCAGCACGACAGTCTGTACTGTGTGACTTGGGGGTTAGTGACTGCTCCTTGGAATATGTGCTTCATGGGCCTCAAGGTGCCTCAGTGTGAAGGTCCTGAGTCTGATCTCTGGGACCCgtgtggtagaaagagagaatgggCTTCTACAGACTGTCCCCTTGTCTTTGCCATCGTGTCCCTCCCATTACAAAGGACACCTAGTGGATGCTGCAGTAAATCCCTGTGATGAACTAGGCTGGTGTGACTCGTGACTCTTGTATCTGTTCTCTTTCAGATGAACTAGGAGGTGAAACCCTGAAAGTGTGAGTCCGCTCCTCCTGTCTTCAGTTCCCTGTTGTGTGGACAAGAACAGTCAAGGGGAAGAGATGAGAGGGCCATTAGCCTTTCCCCCAGCTTCTGATGTGACAATGTGGCTGGTTTCTTTTGCATCTAGTCCCCCTAGACTCTGACAGCCCCCACGTTGTCACAAGGGACATGAATCTTACTTTCCAAACCTTACCCAGGAATGTCTGCTGTGGTCACCTTCGAGAAGAGAGTGTTTGTCTGGCTGCTACTAGTGCCAAATGCATAGCAGTTAAATATTCTGGCCCTGGGTGAACGCAGAGACACCCAGTGatgcctgccctgcccctcccatcAGCCTCTCTGCTGTAGATTCTGCCTGCTTCATCTTCCAGTGCAGCACCCACAGTGCGTTCAGAGCTGGGGCTGAGGCTTTTCTGAGAGCTGCCACTCCATTCTTCCCAGCTAGAAGAGCCTAGGCATTGAAGGAGGCCAGACAAAATCAGCCTGCTGTCCACTCTCTTGATCTGGGTCATTGTTCAAAACTCTAAGAAAAGAGACGTGAGGCCAAGCAAGACCAGGAGGCTAAATGAGAGGACCACTGAGCACCCTGGCAACCATGCCTTTGTTATCCAGAGAGCAGCTTCTCTTTTAGTCCACTCTCTCCCTGGCCTCTGGGCTATCCAGTTGGGCCTTAGTGACAGAGGAGGGCTCACTGGGGATTTTGCCTTTCTTCCTGCTAGAGTTAGATGCTCTCTTGGTTAGGGTTTACCCAGGGCTAGCTTAGGGTGTCAGACACTGAGTGAGTCAGGCTGTTTCTAACCAGTCAATATTCTAGACTCTTCCACAAATGAAAGTCAGCCTACCcgagccttttctttttttaaaatacacatgtcTGTTCTCTGTCTAGCCCTATTTTTGAAGAGGACACGCCCTCTGTTATGGAAATAGAGATGGAAGAGCTTGATAAATGGATGAACAGCATGAACAGAAACGGTATGTGGAAGCCCAAAGTGTTTGCCTTTCTGGTAACGCAGGGCTAGACAGCTGCTTCATCAACAGCTCAGAAAACCTGAAGTCATGCCTCATCTGACACTCGACCTGCGTACTCCTTTAAGATCCGGTCCAGTCATAGCCACGGTGTCTCTTAgcacttgtttttatttgtgtactAGTTGCTGATGTGGTGCTTTTCAAGAAGAAactgtgttgtttgtttctgatAGTATGTGCGCCcacgtgcatttgtgtgtgtgttaccagaAATCTAACCCCCGCCTCTAACATGCTAGGTAGGTGCTTTTCCAGCCTGGGAAGGAAATCCAATTCAAAATTATCTGGGGGAAAACATCTGAGATGACCTTCTATTTTCTTGAATTTAGAGAATTCCAGTCTGTATGTGATTGCACAATTTCATCGAGTGCATTTTATATGAACCTCTGTCCAATACACAAGGTGTTAGAGCTGTGTGCCTGTttaatcatataaaattaaaacatggctTTAATAGCCGAATGGCAAACGTTTGCTAACCCCGGCTGACTCTAGAACATCTCCATGTCTGTAGGTAGTTCTATCAGACAGGACTGCTATACACACTTAGAGTATCCCCACACAATAATTTTCAAGTGATAGCTGGTCTTTAAACTGTGTGTCCATTAGAAAtcaacaaatttttaaattaaatcaaaaatcaataaaattttcttGATGCTCATATGAAATTGATAAAACTCACTATATATCATACTattcatatttgtatgtgttatagttgtggtatatacatgtattgtgtgtgtgtgtttgtggtatattcatatattgtatgtgtgtttctgtgcagaGAAAAACATCTGGTGCCACTCTCTAACACACTCCGAGAACTCCTCACTGAGCCTGATGTCTTTGACTATGTGTTCctctgtttgtgtgcacatgctcatgcgcacattcacacacacacacatacacacacacacactatgaggGGACTTATGTGCATGCACAGCTACATCGAGGCTTTTAcaagggtgctggggatttgaactcaagtccttgaTGCTTGTGTATTAAGGAACACTTTCAACCACTGGATAATCTCTCcaattgtttgtatttttttttttaggacagacTTATTTAATTAGctacttacttatttatgtgcatgttcATAGTCTGTGTAACTACTAGCATTCACATACATTCATGGTtgtctagaagagggtgttgaatagTCAGCAAacaaccctgcctcaaaaattaaggtgtAGAGCTAACACCA of Mus pahari chromosome 4, PAHARI_EIJ_v1.1, whole genome shotgun sequence contains these proteins:
- the Tmem154 gene encoding transmembrane protein 154; translated protein: MTVPCATLVLALGFAFGQSSQGNDEDSEYSGQSTTEEENAEDETTASALATVTTEALAENVNSTYADGTSNQMEFILMVAIPLAALLILLFVVLIVTYSKSKRPKQEPSSQGSQSALQTHELGGETLKVPIFEEDTPSVMEIEMEELDKWMNSMNRNADYECLPTLKEEKEPNLSPSDNES